In Runella sp. SP2, the genomic window TGCTTAAAGTAGGGTATTGAATTTAGGAGAGCCTAAATTGAAGGTATGTTTTGGCCAAAAGTGCTATTTTCTGAAAATCTGGCACCCGAATCCGCTCTTCTTGAATGCGAGAGGCAGACGTTTCTTTAATTTTATTAAACAAGGTCAAATAATAGACATAGGCTAAATAAACCCCCATACGAGCACTACGTGGCAGCTGTTGAATGGCAATGTTAGCCGCATCAAAATCGGCCTGAATATCGGCTTCGATTTTTCGCTTGGCTTCTTTGGAAAACAAACGAAAATCGACTTCTGGGAAATATACCCGCCCACGATCGACAAAATCGCTTTTCAAATCGCGCAAGAAATTCACTTTCTGAAACGCCGCGCCCAATCTCCTTGCACCTTCTTTGAGGTGATCAAACATCTTGCTATCGCCTTCACAAAATACCCTCAAACACATCAACCCGACCACTTCCGCCGAGCCATAAATGTATTCGTCGTACAGATTTCTATTGTATTCCAAGGGAGCCAAATCCATTTCCATGCTGTGCAAAAACGCATCAATCAAATCACGTTCGATTTGGTATTCATTCACCACCAACTGAAACGCGTGAAGCACGGGGTTGAGACTGATACGCTGCTCAATTGCCTCATACGTATCGTAACGAAATTTGTCTAACAAAAACTTTTTATCGTGGTCATGGAACGTATCCACAATCTCGTCGGCGTATCGAACAAAACCATAAATGGCGTAGATGGGCAAATGAAACTTCGCATCTAACGTCTTGATACCCAACGTAAAAGAAGTACTGTAGCGCTCCGTGATAAGCTTGCTACATTCCAAGGCTGTCTGATTAAATAACTGTATCATGGAGAATGGTTTGGTTTCTTTATGCTTTCTCAACTTCATCGGCGACTACTAGGCCCGAAATCAACGACGGCGGTACGCCTGGCCCAGGTACTGTAAGTTGTCCTGTATAAAACAAATTAGCTACCTTTTTGTTTTTAAGGGTTGGCTTTAAAAATGCCGTTTGCATCAGTGTATTTGCTAAACCATAGGCATTCCCCTTAAACGCGTTGTAATCCGACATAAAATCGCGGTGGGCGTAGGTACGTTTATAGACCACATGCGAACGAATATCTTCCCCGACGTATGTCTCCAGACGTTCCATCACTACGTTGAAATACCGTTCGCGAATTTCGTCCGAGTCGTCCTTTAAATCAGGTGCAACAGGAATCAACAAAAACAAATTTTCGCAGCCCTCAGGTGCCACCGAAGGGTCGGTTTTGGACGGTGCCGATGCGTAAAACAAGGGCTTACTGGGCCACTGTGGTTTGGTATATATTTCGTGGGCGTGCAGCTTGAAATCTTCGTCAAAAAATAGATTGTGGTGCTGTAGTTTTGGGATACGTTTATTAACACCCAAATAGTACAACAACGACGATGGCGCAAGGGTACGTTTGTCCCAATACGTATCCGAATAATTGCGGTACTGCCCCAGCAATTTTGTATCAACATGATGATAATCAGCCCCTGCCACCACCACGTCGGCGTCGAACGTACCCGTCTCGGTCACTACTTGTTTGGCTACCCCTCCCACTACGTCGATGCGAGTCACGTTTTGATTGAGCAAGATTTTTACCCCTTTTTCTTCCGCCAGCGCCACCATTCCTTTCACAATCTCGTGCATTCCCCCCATCGGATACCACGTCCCCATCGAAATTTCGGCGTAGTTCATCAGGCTGTACATGGCAGGCGTATTCTCAGGCGTTGCTCCCAAAAATAAAATGGGAAACTCCATCAATTGCAGCAGTTTTGGATCCGAAAAATACTTACGGATGTGCCCAGCAAAAGTCTGAAGCACGTCCATTCGGCCCAAATCGTAAAGGAGTTTTAGGCTCACAAACTCCCAAATACTCCGACTGGGCTTCCAAACGAATTTGTTCATACCCACGTCGTATTTGTACGCCGCTTGTTCCAAAAACGCCTCCAAACGCTGCCCGCTGCCAGGCTCTATTTGCTCAAAAAGTTGTTTTAATTTATCGATTCCCGCAGGAATATCGACGGCCGAAGTGGCATCAAAAATAACGGCATACGAGGGGTCTAGCCGCACAAGTTGGTAGTAATCAGAGGGCTTTTTGCCAAATTTTCCAAAATACGTCTCAAACACGTCGGGCATCCAGTACCAGCTGGGGCCCATGTCAAACGTAAAACCTTTTTCACGAAAAACCCGTGCCCGCCCACCAGGCACGGAGTTTTTCTCTAAAATGGTTACCTCAAATCCTTTATTAGCAAGGCTAGTGGCGGCCGAAAGCCCCGCAAAACCTGCTCCGATGACGATTACTTTTTTCAACGTATAAATTGTTCTTCCGTGATGAATGTAGTAACTAAACTCGTAAACCCCATCAACGGTTTTAGAATATACGCAAAAAAGTTAAAAATTACGGTTTGACCACGACCCCGTCTTTCATTACGAAAGTCACGTTTTGAAGCGTTTTGATGTTTTGAAGGGGGTTTTCATCAGTAGCAATGATATCGGCGTATTTGCCTTTGCTAATGCTACCCATGTTGGCTTCTTCGCCCAAAATCTGCGCGGGTACGATGGTCGCCGACTTAATGGCTTCCATTGGCGGCATTCCTACTTCGGTCATGTACTCAAACTCTTTGGCGTTTTTTCCGTGGGCAAATACCCCCGCATCGGTTCCGAAGGCGATTTTTACGCCTGCTTTATAGGCTTTTTCAAATGTTTTCTGAATCAACGGCCCGATTTCCAACGCTTTGGCGCGAACAAACGGGTGGAAATACCCAATGATTTTGGCAGAATCGGCCGCCGAACGTCCCGCAATGATGGTAGGTACGTAATAGGCACCCGTTTTTTTGAAAATCTCAATAGCCTCATCGTCCATGTACGTTCCGTGTTCGATGGTCGTCACGCCCGCGCGCAACGCCCGCTTCATCCCTTCGGCACCGTGGGCATGCGCAGCTACGTGG contains:
- a CDS encoding phytoene/squalene synthase family protein, with translation MIQLFNQTALECSKLITERYSTSFTLGIKTLDAKFHLPIYAIYGFVRYADEIVDTFHDHDKKFLLDKFRYDTYEAIEQRISLNPVLHAFQLVVNEYQIERDLIDAFLHSMEMDLAPLEYNRNLYDEYIYGSAEVVGLMCLRVFCEGDSKMFDHLKEGARRLGAAFQKVNFLRDLKSDFVDRGRVYFPEVDFRLFSKEAKRKIEADIQADFDAANIAIQQLPRSARMGVYLAYVYYLTLFNKIKETSASRIQEERIRVPDFQKIALLAKTYLQFRLS
- a CDS encoding NAD(P)/FAD-dependent oxidoreductase, with the protein product MKKVIVIGAGFAGLSAATSLANKGFEVTILEKNSVPGGRARVFREKGFTFDMGPSWYWMPDVFETYFGKFGKKPSDYYQLVRLDPSYAVIFDATSAVDIPAGIDKLKQLFEQIEPGSGQRLEAFLEQAAYKYDVGMNKFVWKPSRSIWEFVSLKLLYDLGRMDVLQTFAGHIRKYFSDPKLLQLMEFPILFLGATPENTPAMYSLMNYAEISMGTWYPMGGMHEIVKGMVALAEEKGVKILLNQNVTRIDVVGGVAKQVVTETGTFDADVVVAGADYHHVDTKLLGQYRNYSDTYWDKRTLAPSSLLYYLGVNKRIPKLQHHNLFFDEDFKLHAHEIYTKPQWPSKPLFYASAPSKTDPSVAPEGCENLFLLIPVAPDLKDDSDEIRERYFNVVMERLETYVGEDIRSHVVYKRTYAHRDFMSDYNAFKGNAYGLANTLMQTAFLKPTLKNKKVANLFYTGQLTVPGPGVPPSLISGLVVADEVEKA